The following are encoded together in the Microtus pennsylvanicus isolate mMicPen1 chromosome 8, mMicPen1.hap1, whole genome shotgun sequence genome:
- the Art4 gene encoding ecto-ADP-ribosyltransferase 4, with translation MKLWLPGEQVTPLWLLLLLCALQTPAGSTEVALKVDLDLTPDSFDDQYQGCSKQVMEELSQGDYFVEEIDSHKYYSRAWQKAHLTWLSQEETLPESMTTTHAVAILVYTLNHNVSSDFATAMAKAVGSPGQYQQSFHFKYLHYFLTSAIQLLREERATKNSDLCYEVHHGMKKVKFEVHVGATIRFGQFLSASLLREETQESGNQTLFTIATCLGASLQGFSFRKEVLIPPYEVFEVVSKSRNPKGELINLRSVGNLSTYNCQLLKASSRRCTPDLMVIACLCLVSVVISPKDREQRNPPASF, from the exons ATGAAGCTGTGGCTGCCAGGAGAACAGGTCACACCgctgtggctgctgctgttgctctGTGCCTTGCAGACCCCCGCGGGGAGCACTGAG GTTGCTCTCAAAGTTGACCTTGACTTGACACCAGATTCTTTCGATGATCAATACCAAGGCTGTAGCAAACAGGTCATGGAGGAGCTAAGCCAAGGAGACTACTTCGTGGAGGAAATAGACAGTCATAAGTATTACTCCAGAGCCTGGCAAAAAGCCCACTTAACCTGGTTGAGCCAAGAGGAAACCCTCCCCGAGAGCATGACCACTACACATGCTGTCGCCATCTTGGTCTACACCTTGAATCACAATGTGAGCTCTGACTTTGCCACAGCCATGGCCAAGGCTGTGGGATCTCCCGGGCAGTACCAACAGTCATTCCACTTCAAGTATTTGCATTACTTCCTCACCTCAGCCATCCAGCTGCTGAGGGAAGAGAGAGCCACAAAGAACAGTGACCTGTGCTACGAGGTGCACCATGGGATGAAGAAGGTGAAGTTTGAAGTCCATGTGGGTGCCACCATTCGGTTTGGCcagttcctctctgcctccctgctgaGGGAGGAGACCCAGGAGTCTGGAAACCAGACACTGTTTACTATTGCTACGTGCCTGGGTGCCTCTTTGCAAGGCTTCTCTTTCCGGAAGGAAGTCTTGATCCCCCCCTATGAGGTATTTGAAGTTGTAAGTAAGAGCCGCAACCCCAAAGGAGAGTTGATAAACTTGCGGTCTGTTGGGAACCTGAGCACATACAACTGCCAGCTGTTAAAAG cttCCAGCAGGAGATGCACCCCTGATCTGATGGTGATTGCTTGCCTCTGTTTGGTCAGCGTTGTTATTTCTCCCAAAGACAGAGAGCAAAGGAATCCACCGGCTTCCTTTTAA